AACAACTAGTAATAATCTCAGCTCTCTCTACATTAGCTGGGGGAGGAGGatacaaacaaacaatgtaGAAAACTGTCAGTAATTGGCATCAATTTCTGGAACACGCGTTTGTCACTCCAAACTTTTAACAATGGTTATAATAAAAGAATTGCTGAGTTGCTATCTAAGCTAAACATTGCCctaatgcaggggtgtcaaactcatttcagttcaggggccaaataggaacagtttgagcttaagtgggccaGAGGTTTGAGGTGGAAAAAAAGCAAATTCAACATGAATATGCCTTGATTACTCTTCCACGTACTGTATACataataaagtatgtgagtcCCTGCAATAGCTTTAATGATACGAACCTGATTTTAGGAATTTAGGAAAATTCCGtaaaaatttgccagattttgaaaaaattttgttctttcaacaatttgagattaacaatgactgccgtcatgtgatctAAGAATTGAAAAACTTGAACTGGAAATAGTGGTCATtataattgaatttttgtatttgaagaggctgaaatatctacaactgaattagttggtctttttttaatttgatttttactttctcaagcgggccaaatttgatgctctaaagcagggatGGAGAGCTCCAGTCCTCAAGGgccagattcctgagacttttagatgtctcctTGCTCAAACACACCTGGTTGAGGCCAATGTGTTGCCATCAAGCACTGCAGAAGCATGATCACGAGCCATtgatttgattcaggtgtgttggagcagggacacatctaaaagtctcaggaatccggccctcgaggactagattttgccacctctgctctaaagggccggatttggtccccgggccttgagtttgacagagGTGCTTTAATGGAAGCAAAAGTCCAGGGTATCACAAAACCCTATCTAAGTTGTTTTAACGCCTCAACAACTCTTACTGTTGTTATTTACACCCCAAACCAGGTGTGTTTGTAAACAGACAGGCATTAAAACGTCATGCCAGTTGATTCTCATCTTTCATGAGCCCAAAGGATTCACATTAACTCAGTGGACGTACTCAGGTCTGTGATGGGCGTGTCAGTGGATAACTCTACATCGCTTGGAATCAGGTCGTCAACAAAGTCCTTTCCTTTCAGGTTCATCTTTTTTAGGCTTTCACAAACACTCTCTTCGTTGATGTCATTGCAAGCCTGCGGCAGCTCAACCAGTGGCTCCTGAGAGGTTTCCTCAGGCTCTTTTGGCTCCAAGCATTCAGCAGGTTCTTCTTCTTGGCGTTGGTCATCTGTGGGCGTGTCAGACGGATCGTCGTCAATGATCGGAGCTGAAGACGAAATGACGTCAGTGATATTTGAATTGAGCGAAGAAAGAATCAATGGTATTTGCTCCTGTAAAGACTCTTGAGCAAGAAGGTCTGGCTCTGTTTCATTATCTTCAGCTATcattggttctggttctggtatCAAGGTAGGTTCCTCCTCAGCCTCTGAGCTCTGTGATGACTTTGACTCAGAATCAGGTTTTGAACCTGGTTTGATTTCCGGCTCGGAGTTTGGTATGGGGTCTGCCTCAACGTCTTCCTCGGTACATGCAATCACATCTGGTTCAGCAGGCTTGGGTACTTCCATGGCCTCTGAGCTGGAGGTAGTATCTGCTTCTGAAACCAGTTCTGAAGACTTTTGTGCATCCAAAACTGGTTTAGGGGCTTCTGCAGCTTCTGAGCTGGGGGTAGAATCTTTTGAAGACTCTTCTGCGTCTGGTTTAGGAGCTTCTTCAGCTTTTGAGCTGGAGGTAAAATCTGCTTCTGGAACTAGTTCTGAAGACTCTTCTGCATCCAAAACAGGTTCAGGAGCTTTTTTGGTCTCTGAACTGGAAGTAGAATCTGCTTCTGGAACCAGTTCTGAAGACATTTCTGTGTCCAAAACAGGTTCAGAAGCTTCTTTGGCCTCGGAGGTCTGAGATTCTGGTTCAGGAACTATTTCTGAAGATGGAGCTTCCTCTAAAATGGCCTCAGATCCTATCTCGACTTCGGGATCTTCTTTAGGTAGTTCTGCTTGAACCAGTGACTGTTCAGGTTCTACTGGTGCTTGGACTTCCAATATTTTTGGCTCTAGTTCGGCTACGTTTGTTTGAGCAACAAACTGTTGACATTCAGGTGGACACTCTTCATTCTTCTCCTCTGGACCTTCTGCCTTGACCACCTCCTGAGTGACGGAAGAATCCAGTGCTGGCTCTGCACTGGTCTTCTGTTCAGTGGCCTCAGTCTCAGCATTTTCTGGGCCATTTGGCCTTCTACTGAACCTGTTACCCATGTTAAGCCTGCAAGGAGAGTCAACACATGAAAATGATTaagacattatttttttctgctacATACAGAATTTATCTAGGCACATTGACAACACTgctaataaaaaaatctaaatatgatgGGGTGAATGTAGGACCTCCGAATTCCGTGATCGCGAAAGACAGAAACTCATGTTGAACTCcaagttgaaaatgtttaatttttcaaGCAACGTCGAGTGATGCTGGGTCGCAACATCCAATCGGAAATTAGTTTCTCCCAACGTCATTTTCCACAGAGGCATTTGTAGAAAATAAGacgtttgtcaaaatgtacaattctttttttttaaataaaataacaccaataaattcagtTAAAAATCTAATATATATcaagctctaagtatagctacatttatgaactctaaaatagtgccatgccaaatgtgctatgtgggtaacaacataatagctAGAAACCACAACatgaaccatagaaagtggctgagaattgatcagaaatggcacgactaggaacatatggattatattCAATGGACCTTCATAGTTTATGAAGAgaccatgaaatggaaataaaaaattagaatcacaaaaaaattggaatttgctcagtaatggttgggtgtagaaatgtaatgcattactttacttcttttaaaacatacttacgtacaagtaaaattagtgatttagaaatatagtcaaaaaagtctgagtacccataaaagcaactcaattacagtaacgcgagtacttgtaatccattactttcacctctggacaCCTGTGCTCATAAAACACCGCGTCTAGCGTATGGATTTTGTACAAAAGGTACAGTACTGCAATCGTGGTAGAACCAGACATGTTttatgtgaaaataaaaactgagcTGGAAACGGGCTTTGAAATTGGCAGTAGATGAATCAAACAAAAAGCTATGTTCAAGAGACTCAAACAGCCTTCCAGACAAGTATCATCATATCCACCAAGCATACGATATTATCACTacacagtagggatgtaacgattcactcaactcccgatacgattcgattcacgatactgggttcacgatacgattttctcacgatttattttacaaaatgggaatgttgac
This genomic window from Gouania willdenowi chromosome 6, fGouWil2.1, whole genome shotgun sequence contains:
- the LOC114466037 gene encoding retinitis pigmentosa 1-like 1 protein, which translates into the protein MGNRFSRRPNGPENAETEATEQKTSAEPALDSSVTQEVVKAEGPEEKNEECPPECQQFVAQTNVAELEPKILEVQAPVEPEQSLVQAELPKEDPEVEIGSEAILEEAPSSEIVPEPESQTSEAKEASEPVLDTEMSSELVPEADSTSSSETKKAPEPVLDAEESSELVPEADFTSSSKAEEAPKPDAEESSKDSTPSSEAAEAPKPVLDAQKSSELVSEADTTSSSEAMEVPKPAEPDVIACTEEDVEADPIPNSEPEIKPGSKPDSESKSSQSSEAEEEPTLIPEPEPMIAEDNETEPDLLAQESLQEQIPLILSSLNSNITDVISSSAPIIDDDPSDTPTDDQRQEEEPAECLEPKEPEETSQEPLVELPQACNDINEESVCESLKKMNLKGKDFVDDLIPSDVELSTDTPITDLSTSTELM